TCCTCGTTTCACCCCAAGCTTCTGAGGCTCATGTTCCCTCTTCTTCTCCCCCTTCTCCCAGGGTACCACTCCACTACTTCCATGCGAGTCAGGAGTATGGGGAGCCTAGGAGGCTGGACAATGACTCCCTTTTTCCAGGGCTTTAAAAAGCAGCTGCTCATTGCCCACTGCCCAGGCGGTGGGATGGCAGCCCATAGCATGCTCAGATTCCTGACATAGGATCTATTTAGGAATTTTGCTGGGAACCTGGGAAGAAGGGGCAGTGGGAGGGGACTTGGGAGACCCAAGCCTATATGTCAGGCTGTAATGAAGCCTCTCTTTGTCCTTTTTGTATGTCTTTGCCTCcctgtctctgtttttttttctgtctgtatcTACCTATccatcatccacccatccatctttttttgtgtctctatcttttttttttttactatctttaactccctttttcttttttctctttctctgtatccCTTTCTGTCTGACTTTCtctttgattctttctattgctgtGTGTCTACtctgttttttgtctttgttttgtctctctctctccatgtctttACTCTGGCTCTTcgtctctctttgtctctgttcctgtctcttcctgagtCTCTCTCAGTTCCCTTTGAGTTTCTGtctctattttggtctttttctgtgcGTACATGCCCATGtcaccctctctctctgtcacttcCCTCCCAGGCTTGCCGCTACCTCTGGCCTTCTGCAGCTGTGAACAGTTCAGTGGGGCAGGAGCCCCAGAAGCAGCTTCCAGAGGTGCTAGGTGGAACCTGGGGAACCCCCAGAGGGGATGGGCTCCCCCAGCTCACGGTCATCGTCACCATCTTTGTCCTGCTGGCGGTCTGTATCGTGGTGGCAGTCCATTTTGGACCAAGTCTGCACCAGGGCCATGCCACTCTCCTCAAAGAACCATCAGCCCCAAAGCCGGAGGGCGGCATTTACCTCACCCACTGGCGGGTTCTGGGCCCCCAGGACAGTCACGAAGAAGCCCAGCAGGGGACTGCTGCCCCTTACCACTACCCTGCTCCAGATGGACCCAGGCCCAGCATCGATGAAATCACGTATCTGTAGGAGGGAGACTTTGGAACGTTTGCCTCACTTGATTCAGAACAAGAAGCTAGTGAGAGAATTAGGACAGAGAAAAATTGGGGCTTGGGCATCAGGGCTTCAGAGGGGCACATGTGGACTCAGCTAGAGCTTCTTCCCTCTCAGCAGAATATTTGGGGAGAAAGCCTTTTTGTGGACAGGAGAAATAAAAGAAGCTTGAGGAGACTGTCCAGAAACATGCTTCTGTGAGCATCCCCAGTGCCCATGGTCACCCTTTTAAAGCTCCTCTTCAGGGATCAACAGACCCTGAACCTCCTTATGAGAGCCCCTGCTCCCTCCTTGTAGCTAATCTCCTCCCATTTAATGTCAAAGTGAGTCCAACTTGGAAGATTGCACCACCTACCACATCCCACACATGGATGACACAGGTCTCCTGTAGAGGCCCTTCACCCCAGGCACCAGATCCTGTGAGGGCCACCCAGGAGCACCAAGGCAAAGAAACCAGGAGTCCTGCCTTCTCTTACTCTTTGGGACTCAAGGAAGGAAGATCTGTGTCCCTCACTGATTGGGGGTACATCTTTGGCTGTTAGGGCCCCAGGCCTGGGTTGTAGACAACCTCCGAGGCTGTTGTAAGTCCCAAACACCATTTCTAGCTCCCAAGATTGGCTTTGAATGGCCCCACTGACTGTCTTGCCTTCCTAAGGTGGATGGAGGGAGTTTGAGGACTCTCATTACCTCCCACTTTCTGTGTGCATAAGCCTGTTGGAACCAGCTTAGAATTTATTGAAGGACATTTCCCAGACCCAGAACCTTCCAGCTGGtgggaaaacaggaaaggaaaaggagCTCCATGGAGCTTATCTGGGGAAGGAAGGAGTGAGGAGGAGACCAGGAAGGGGAGGCCCATGGGGATATATAGCCGGGAGG
The window above is part of the Elephas maximus indicus isolate mEleMax1 chromosome 2, mEleMax1 primary haplotype, whole genome shotgun sequence genome. Proteins encoded here:
- the SMIM33 gene encoding small integral membrane protein 33; this encodes MEGRETAQVSGIWWRLLKLPEGMNGGSKEQYQVPFEFLSLFWSFSVRTCPCHPLSLSLPSQACRYLWPSAAVNSSVGQEPQKQLPEVLGGTWGTPRGDGLPQLTVIVTIFVLLAVCIVVAVHFGPSLHQGHATLLKEPSAPKPEGGIYLTHWRVLGPQDSHEEAQQGTAAPYHYPAPDGPRPSIDEITYL